The following DNA comes from Chryseobacterium gallinarum.
CAAATGGTTTACCAACTATAGTACTTATTCATATTGGGACGGTTTTAGAGCTACACACCCGTTGCTGACCATTATGGATCAGAAACATACCAAAGAGTTTGCAAACTCCCTGATAAGCCGTTATACAGACCGTAAAGATCATATGCCGATCTGGGAGTTGTGCGGTTATGATAACTTCTGTATGCTGGGGTACCACAGCGTATCGGTTATCTGGGATGCTATTTCTAAAGGAGTACCGGGAATTGATGCCGAAAAAGCTTTTGCAGCCATGAAGGACGCCTCTTTAACCGATAAAATGAGCAGCAGCGATGGAGGTGGAGGCCTTAACGACTATATCAAACTGGGCTATACCCCATCGGAAAACGGAGCATCTGTCTCTGCAACCCTGGAATATGCCTATGATGATTGGTGTATTCAGCAGCTTGCTGAAAAATTAGGAAAAAAGGACGAAGCTGAAGTTTATAAAAAGCGTTCTATGAATTTCCTGAATACATTTAATAAAGAGAACAACCATTTCTGGCCAAGACAAAAAGATGGAAAATTTATCCCCGATTTTGCCTTAAACGATTGGAAAAAATTACAGCCTCACTGGGTTTCCGGAAATATCTGGGCTTATGACTTCTTCGTGCCGCACCAGATTGATGAAATGATGAATCTGTACGGAGGAAAAAAAGGCTTTGAAGAAAAGCTGGATAAAACTTTTACAGAAGTCCTGAATATGCAGGGAGAACAGCATGTCGACATTTCAGGATTTATCGGTTCACTGGGATTTGGGGATGAGCCCGGGCATCATGTACCTTATTTGTACAACTATGCAGGAAGTCCTTATAAAACCCAGAAAATGGTAAAATACATCCGTGACAATATGTATGCGGCGAAGCCGGACGGAATCGTCAACAATGAAGACTGCGGGCAAATGTCTGCCTGGTATATTTTCTCCTCATTAGGCTTTTATCCTGTAACACCAGGGAAGCCTGTCTACGCCATCGGAGCTCCTCAGTTTCCGAAGGCATCACTCAAACTTGAAAACGGAAAAACATTTACGGTCATTGCCGATAAAATTTCCGATAAAAATATCTATGTGCAGAAAATGTATCTGAACGGAAAAGAATTCAAAAGCTGGGAGATTAATCATAGTGATATTATGAACGGCGGGGAACTGAGATTTGTAATGGGTAGTAAACCTGTAAAATAACGAATAAAATAAAGAAATAAACGAAAGTATCAATGGAAAGGAGAAATTTTATTAAAACAAGTGCACTGGCAGGAGCCGGATTGCTGTTTACTCAAAATGTCTTTGCAAAGACACTGGACCTGGGAGATTTTCCTGTAGTACGGGTCCCTAAAGATAAGAGACATTTTACCAGTGAATCGGTAGAAAGTGCGATAACGGCTTTTAAGAAAAAAGTTAAAAATAAAGAACTGTCATGGCTGTTTGAAAACTGCTTTCCCAATACTTTAGATACTACTGTTTTCTATAGTGAAAATAACGGACAACCGGATACATATGTAATTACAGGAGATATTGATGCGATGTGGCTTCGTGACAGTTCCGCCCAGGTTTTTCCCTATCTGCAGTTTTCAAAGAAAGATGAAAAACTTCATAAGCTGATTTCAGGAGTGATTCATAAACAGACCACGTTTATTCTGAAAGATCCATACGCAAATGCTTTCTATAATGATGATCAAAAAATAAGCAAGTGGAAAGAATATGACCACACAGACATGAAACCGGGAACCCACGAAAGAAAATGGGAAATAGACTCCCTGTGTTACCCTATTCGTCTGGCTTACCATTTCTGGAAAGCAACAGGAGATACGAAACCTTTTGATAATAACTGGCTGCAGGGGATCAGGCTTACTTTACAGACATTTACAGAGCAGCAAAGGAAAAAAGATCTTGGACCTTACAAGTTTGAACGTACCACAGCGTGGGCTACAGACGGAGTGCCGATGGGAGGCTACGGTTATCCTACGAAGCCGGTTGGGCTGATCAGCTCAATGTT
Coding sequences within:
- a CDS encoding glycoside hydrolase family 125 protein; its protein translation is MERRNFIKTSALAGAGLLFTQNVFAKTLDLGDFPVVRVPKDKRHFTSESVESAITAFKKKVKNKELSWLFENCFPNTLDTTVFYSENNGQPDTYVITGDIDAMWLRDSSAQVFPYLQFSKKDEKLHKLISGVIHKQTTFILKDPYANAFYNDDQKISKWKEYDHTDMKPGTHERKWEIDSLCYPIRLAYHFWKATGDTKPFDNNWLQGIRLTLQTFTEQQRKKDLGPYKFERTTAWATDGVPMGGYGYPTKPVGLISSMFRPSDDATIYGFLIPSNLFAVVSLRQAAEMVSQIKNEKTLAQQLTSLADEVDAAIKKYGIYNHPEYGKIYAFEVNGFGSYNLMDDANCPSLLGLPYLGAVKEDDPVYLNTRKYVWSQDNPFFFKGKLAEGIGGPHIGLDMIWPMSIIMKALTTKDKGEIKWCIDTLQKTHGGTGFMHESFHKDDDKKFTREWFAWSNTLFGELLWKTFNENPELLT
- a CDS encoding GH92 family glycosyl hydrolase encodes the protein MKKELLICFFTTLVSVVNAQQNKNDVLSWVDPFIGTGGHGHTFPGATTPFGMIQLSPDQNTKSGDWDWCSGYHYSSKTIMGFSHNHLSGTGWADLGDILVMPTVGQVKMTPGTEDNPSSGYRSTFSHEKETASPGYYSVMLDSYGIKAELTASPRVGFHKYTFPKSEESNIIIDPTNKIFGNIYHTLVSIEGNNKIKGYCYSNGWGGKRFAYFVMEFSKPFTSYGVYSEGKIKNNEKIALAKDAKAFVRFATEDNESIEVKVSLSPVSTENAQENFDTEAKNVSFAQAKETAQKTWRDLIGRFQVTGGTDDQRKIFYTGVYHTFIAPNLYMDVNGDYVAAQENMNTKWFTNYSTYSYWDGFRATHPLLTIMDQKHTKEFANSLISRYTDRKDHMPIWELCGYDNFCMLGYHSVSVIWDAISKGVPGIDAEKAFAAMKDASLTDKMSSSDGGGGLNDYIKLGYTPSENGASVSATLEYAYDDWCIQQLAEKLGKKDEAEVYKKRSMNFLNTFNKENNHFWPRQKDGKFIPDFALNDWKKLQPHWVSGNIWAYDFFVPHQIDEMMNLYGGKKGFEEKLDKTFTEVLNMQGEQHVDISGFIGSLGFGDEPGHHVPYLYNYAGSPYKTQKMVKYIRDNMYAAKPDGIVNNEDCGQMSAWYIFSSLGFYPVTPGKPVYAIGAPQFPKASLKLENGKTFTVIADKISDKNIYVQKMYLNGKEFKSWEINHSDIMNGGELRFVMGSKPVK